The proteins below come from a single Gimesia alba genomic window:
- a CDS encoding putative signal transducing protein, whose protein sequence is MSESLETVYSTTNVMEAEFIKMTLEGEGIRCMLENELQAGYTGVFEVKVDVMSNDVDRARQVIEEIRESSESAEDSSEEE, encoded by the coding sequence ATGAGCGAAAGCCTCGAAACAGTGTATTCTACCACAAACGTGATGGAAGCGGAATTTATTAAAATGACGCTGGAAGGGGAAGGAATACGCTGCATGCTCGAAAATGAACTTCAGGCAGGTTATACCGGAGTCTTTGAAGTCAAAGTCGATGTCATGTCAAACGATGTGGACCGTGCCCGTCAGGTGATCGAAGAGATTCGCGAGTCGTCCGAATCTGCAGAAGATTCATCAGAAGAAGAGTAG
- a CDS encoding dipeptidase has translation MLAFTLFLAPASLPAEDFPRKPVVLTERARKLHQQCLVIDGHNDLPWTMRQKAASSFKQADISQPQPKFHTDIPRLKTGNVGAQFWSAYVPSETRLERRAAHNTLEQIDLIHRMIKRYPETFEMASTADDIERIHKSGKIASMIGVEGGHSIENSLSLLRVFYGLGVRYMTLTHSDSLDWADSATDDAKNNGLSPFGEEVVLTMNRLGMLVDISHVSPETMEDVLRVSKAPIIASHSSARAIADHARNVPDEILLKIKANDGVVMVNYFSGFVVPESARQMTEMFNVRRELKQKYPNETEFNREYNRWKSSHKMKPGTIHDVVDHIDHIAKVAGVEHVGIGSDFDGVSSLPKQLEDVSTYPLITQALLDRGYTDQQIKQIMGQNLMRVLRKAEQVAKQLQQQPAE, from the coding sequence ATGCTTGCCTTCACCCTGTTCCTCGCTCCCGCTTCGCTACCGGCTGAAGATTTCCCCCGCAAACCAGTCGTCCTGACAGAACGTGCACGTAAGTTGCATCAACAATGCCTGGTAATTGACGGGCACAATGATCTCCCCTGGACGATGCGGCAAAAGGCGGCTTCTTCATTCAAACAGGCCGATATCTCGCAGCCTCAACCCAAGTTTCATACGGATATTCCCCGTCTCAAAACAGGAAATGTCGGCGCCCAGTTCTGGTCTGCATATGTTCCCTCTGAAACGCGACTCGAACGGCGTGCCGCCCATAATACACTGGAACAGATTGACCTGATTCATCGTATGATTAAGAGATATCCTGAAACATTCGAGATGGCATCCACGGCCGATGATATTGAACGAATTCACAAGTCGGGAAAAATTGCCTCAATGATCGGCGTGGAAGGCGGGCATTCGATTGAAAATTCGTTGTCTCTGCTGCGTGTGTTTTACGGGCTCGGCGTCCGCTACATGACCTTGACACATTCCGACTCGCTCGACTGGGCCGATTCAGCAACCGATGATGCGAAAAATAATGGACTCTCCCCATTCGGTGAAGAAGTCGTCCTCACCATGAATCGGCTGGGAATGCTGGTTGACATTTCACACGTTTCTCCGGAAACAATGGAGGACGTGCTGCGTGTGAGCAAGGCACCGATTATCGCATCACATTCTTCCGCGCGGGCGATTGCCGATCATGCACGGAACGTTCCCGATGAGATCCTGCTCAAAATCAAAGCGAACGATGGCGTGGTGATGGTGAATTACTTCTCTGGCTTCGTGGTTCCTGAATCGGCCCGGCAGATGACGGAAATGTTTAACGTCCGCCGCGAACTGAAGCAGAAATATCCAAATGAAACGGAATTCAACCGGGAATACAATCGCTGGAAAAGCAGCCACAAAATGAAACCGGGCACGATTCATGATGTCGTCGATCATATTGACCACATCGCGAAAGTCGCGGGTGTGGAACACGTGGGGATCGGCTCCGATTTCGACGGCGTTTCCTCATTGCCAAAGCAACTGGAAGATGTCTCCACCTACCCGCTGATCACCCAGGCGTTACTGGATCGGGGATACACGGATCAGCAGATCAAACAGATTATGGGACAGAATCTGATGCGCGTGTTACGAAAGGCAGAACAGGTTGCCAAACAGCTCCAGCAGCAACCGGCGGAATAA
- a CDS encoding ABC transporter permease subunit/CPBP intramembrane protease: MASPYDQDSDDRIYTPTPSFRFSGLLKKELREILRDRRTVITLILMPLLVYPLLGLMLQKFLLKQVTQVSEVEYRVVFPNDSEAQLFRALFNQGDAMLAEKENSKSAESESESEPMQGMLSAFQQVKPVMKFMIAEESGKNSNLSKLVSEGSVDVGVRYIPLEVENSKTKHKQTSGRFEIIYGAQSPHSRRAAEYIEDRLQAVRWNYRNQLLKNLGESNLVPFETTVATVKSETEQAYSLVTIVPLILILMTMTGAVYPAIDLTAGERERGTLETLIAAPLPRMWILSAKFFAVLVVAILTALVNMTAMLATAYANGLESVLFGEGMTLLIILEILLLLVIFAAFFSAVLLCITSFARSFKEAQAYLIPLMLISMAPGILGMVPNLKMTLIWAVVPLANIVLLSRDFLLHEAQPLLFFVSVFSTLFYAVVALSLAARIFGTDTILYQSETSWSDFFKRAKKTHLVPALNNAMLCLAVMFPAFILSAAFVSRLGGITFSQRLLVSGTLTFCLFLLIPLLFAWLGGVKLKSGFRWYRPKALSCLAAILLGLTLWPFAYEIEIMALSDARVETLSKLFESMKLELSSIPLWVKLVSLAVLPAVCEELFFRGYLLSSLLNRFSTNGAILASSFLFALFHVIVRDSLFIERFFPSFFMGLCLGYVNVISRSVIPGILLHMIHNGLLITIASYQDTLSRWEINLENQKHLPISWLGGSLLIVVAGFVLVYISNRGEPAPATDPSAA, from the coding sequence ATGGCGTCTCCCTATGATCAGGATTCTGATGACCGCATCTACACTCCCACTCCCTCGTTTCGTTTTTCAGGATTGCTGAAAAAAGAGTTGCGAGAAATATTGCGCGATCGTCGGACGGTCATCACACTGATTTTAATGCCCTTGCTCGTTTATCCGCTACTTGGGCTCATGCTGCAGAAGTTTTTATTGAAGCAAGTGACTCAAGTCAGTGAAGTTGAATATCGCGTTGTGTTTCCCAACGATTCGGAAGCACAATTGTTTCGCGCCCTGTTCAACCAGGGTGATGCGATGCTGGCCGAGAAAGAAAATTCAAAATCGGCAGAATCAGAGTCTGAATCGGAACCAATGCAGGGGATGCTGTCAGCCTTCCAACAGGTGAAGCCGGTCATGAAATTCATGATCGCAGAGGAAAGCGGGAAAAATTCGAATCTCTCCAAGCTGGTCAGTGAAGGGTCCGTCGATGTCGGCGTACGCTATATTCCTCTCGAAGTGGAGAATAGCAAAACCAAACACAAACAGACCAGCGGTCGATTCGAAATCATTTACGGTGCACAATCGCCACATAGTCGACGTGCCGCTGAATATATTGAGGACCGTTTGCAGGCCGTCCGTTGGAACTATCGGAATCAATTACTGAAAAATCTGGGAGAAAGCAATCTCGTCCCCTTTGAAACGACTGTGGCGACTGTGAAGTCTGAGACTGAGCAGGCGTATTCACTAGTGACGATCGTCCCCTTGATTTTAATCCTGATGACCATGACCGGTGCTGTCTATCCCGCTATCGATCTGACAGCCGGTGAACGTGAACGCGGGACGTTGGAAACATTGATCGCAGCCCCACTCCCGCGGATGTGGATTCTGTCTGCCAAGTTTTTTGCTGTGCTGGTCGTGGCGATTCTGACTGCGCTCGTGAACATGACGGCGATGCTGGCGACCGCGTATGCTAACGGGCTGGAAAGCGTCTTATTTGGCGAAGGGATGACGCTGTTAATTATTCTGGAAATCCTGTTGTTGCTGGTGATTTTTGCTGCTTTCTTTTCTGCGGTGCTATTGTGTATCACCAGCTTTGCCCGCAGCTTTAAAGAAGCCCAGGCATATTTGATTCCGTTGATGTTGATTTCAATGGCGCCCGGCATTTTGGGAATGGTGCCTAATTTAAAGATGACATTGATCTGGGCGGTCGTTCCTTTAGCGAACATTGTGCTGCTTAGCCGAGATTTTCTGCTGCACGAAGCCCAGCCTCTGCTGTTTTTTGTATCCGTGTTTTCCACGCTGTTTTACGCAGTGGTGGCGCTAAGTCTCGCGGCACGAATATTTGGCACCGATACGATTTTATATCAAAGCGAAACCTCCTGGTCTGACTTTTTCAAGCGGGCAAAAAAAACACATCTCGTGCCTGCTTTGAATAATGCCATGCTCTGCCTGGCAGTCATGTTTCCAGCATTTATTCTCTCTGCTGCATTCGTCAGCCGCCTGGGAGGAATCACATTCTCGCAACGTCTGCTGGTTTCGGGCACACTCACATTCTGCCTGTTTCTTTTGATCCCGCTGCTGTTTGCCTGGCTGGGCGGTGTGAAACTGAAATCCGGATTTCGCTGGTATCGACCTAAGGCGCTGTCCTGTCTTGCCGCGATATTACTCGGCTTGACACTCTGGCCCTTCGCATATGAAATCGAAATCATGGCGCTCTCCGATGCGCGAGTCGAAACACTTTCCAAATTATTTGAATCCATGAAACTGGAGCTGTCATCAATTCCCTTATGGGTCAAACTGGTCTCGCTGGCGGTATTACCTGCTGTATGCGAAGAGCTGTTTTTTCGAGGGTATCTGTTAAGTTCGCTCTTGAATCGCTTTTCAACGAACGGAGCCATTCTGGCCTCGTCCTTTCTGTTTGCGCTGTTCCATGTGATCGTGCGCGATTCGCTGTTCATCGAACGCTTCTTCCCCAGTTTCTTCATGGGGCTGTGTCTGGGATACGTGAATGTGATCTCGCGCAGTGTGATTCCCGGCATCCTGCTCCATATGATTCACAACGGTTTGTTAATCACTATCGCCAGTTATCAGGATACGCTTTCCCGCTGGGAGATCAATCTGGAAAATCAGAAGCATCTCCCGATCTCCTGGCTTGGTGGCTCGCTGTTGATTGTGGTTGCCGGCTTTGTTCTGGTTTACATTAGCAATCGCGGAGAACCAGCTCCGGCGACCGATCCTTCCGCGGCTTGA
- a CDS encoding class I SAM-dependent methyltransferase, with protein MTRLTDRAHQLIAAVLQPGETAVDATAGNGHDTLFLCQTVGPAGQVYAFDIQQVALNQAAELLHQSGYTNCELVCCDHSLLREMIPEEYQGRIGAIMFNLGYLPGGDHSQITQTDSTLTAIEAALLLLRPGGILTVMAYPGHAGGDSEMTAVAKRFRQLEESHFKIEVILARSESTSAPRLLVAQKPES; from the coding sequence ATGACACGCTTAACCGACCGAGCTCACCAACTGATTGCTGCTGTGTTACAGCCGGGTGAAACTGCCGTTGATGCAACCGCAGGCAATGGGCACGACACGCTGTTTCTATGTCAGACCGTGGGTCCAGCGGGGCAGGTTTACGCGTTCGACATTCAACAGGTGGCGCTGAACCAAGCGGCTGAATTACTGCATCAATCCGGTTATACAAACTGTGAATTGGTTTGTTGTGATCACAGCTTACTTCGAGAGATGATACCTGAAGAGTACCAGGGACGCATTGGTGCGATCATGTTCAACCTGGGATATCTGCCTGGCGGAGATCATAGTCAAATCACACAGACAGACTCGACGCTGACTGCGATCGAAGCGGCACTGTTGTTGTTACGACCTGGCGGCATCCTGACCGTAATGGCGTATCCCGGTCACGCCGGGGGTGATTCAGAAATGACAGCGGTGGCAAAACGTTTCCGCCAACTGGAAGAGAGTCATTTTAAAATTGAAGTTATATTGGCGCGATCGGAATCGACCAGCGCACCACGGTTGCTTGTGGCACAAAAGCCGGAGAGTTAG
- a CDS encoding outer membrane protein assembly factor BamB family protein: MCLQISRYWLNCILMLCLITNFASAEDDWRVWRGPNANNIAAEGETPPIKWSESQNIRWKAPLPGRGHSSPIVVNDRVLISTADEEKQIQSVVCFDRATGRQLWKTDVSQGDFAPKIHQKNTHASPTLASNGESIFAVFPQFDRIQLTALDLEGKQRWQIKAGGYLPQAYQFGYAPSPILYQGNVIVTSEYEKNGFIAAFDQQTGREAWRIKRPEKMNFSTPIVARLAGRDQMLLSGNAKVASFDPQTGRDLWSAPAMWLVSCGTMVWDKDLVFTSGGFPLKGTMAVKADGSGKIVWTNRVKCYEQSMLAYKGYLYAVDDNGIAYCWNAQTGKEQWKSRLGGKVSSSPVLANENIYLTNEKGKTFVFRANPAKFELVAENQLGDEGFATPAICGNQIFHRAASRASGKRQEFLYCIGE; the protein is encoded by the coding sequence ATGTGCCTACAAATCTCCCGCTACTGGTTAAACTGCATTCTAATGCTCTGCCTGATCACTAACTTTGCATCTGCAGAAGACGACTGGCGCGTCTGGCGGGGTCCGAATGCAAATAACATCGCGGCCGAGGGTGAAACACCTCCCATCAAATGGAGTGAGTCCCAAAATATCCGCTGGAAGGCACCTCTGCCTGGTCGGGGGCATTCCTCACCAATTGTGGTGAATGATCGTGTTCTGATTTCCACTGCGGATGAAGAGAAACAAATTCAATCGGTGGTCTGTTTTGATCGGGCAACGGGGCGACAGCTCTGGAAAACCGATGTCAGTCAGGGAGATTTTGCCCCTAAGATTCATCAGAAAAATACACACGCTTCACCGACACTGGCTTCGAACGGGGAATCAATCTTCGCCGTTTTTCCGCAATTCGATCGGATTCAGCTCACAGCACTGGATCTGGAGGGCAAACAGCGGTGGCAGATCAAAGCCGGCGGTTATCTGCCACAAGCATATCAGTTTGGCTATGCCCCCTCGCCCATTCTGTATCAGGGAAATGTGATTGTCACATCAGAATACGAAAAGAATGGTTTTATCGCAGCCTTTGACCAGCAAACGGGCCGCGAAGCCTGGCGCATCAAACGGCCGGAGAAGATGAATTTTTCCACCCCCATCGTGGCACGGCTCGCGGGCCGCGACCAGATGTTGCTCAGCGGCAACGCGAAAGTCGCCAGTTTTGATCCCCAGACCGGACGCGATCTCTGGTCTGCCCCGGCGATGTGGCTCGTCAGTTGCGGAACCATGGTCTGGGACAAGGATCTGGTCTTCACCAGTGGCGGATTTCCTTTAAAAGGGACGATGGCCGTCAAAGCCGACGGTTCCGGAAAAATCGTCTGGACGAATCGAGTGAAATGTTATGAGCAATCGATGCTGGCCTACAAAGGATATCTGTATGCGGTCGACGATAACGGCATCGCATACTGCTGGAACGCACAAACGGGAAAGGAACAGTGGAAAAGCCGCCTGGGCGGGAAAGTCTCTTCCTCGCCTGTACTGGCTAACGAAAATATTTACCTAACGAACGAAAAGGGAAAAACATTCGTCTTTCGGGCCAATCCTGCCAAATTCGAACTGGTGGCAGAAAACCAACTCGGCGATGAAGGTTTCGCGACGCCAGCGATCTGCGGCAATCAAATTTTCCATCGCGCTGCCAGCCGCGCGTCCGGTAAACGTCAGGAGTTTCTGTACTGCATTGGAGAGTGA
- a CDS encoding DUF1559 domain-containing protein, translating into MNLRQSQRKGFTLIELLVVIAIIAILIALLLPAVQQAREAARRSTCKNNLKQLGLALHNYHETHSIFPNDVWTNDPGGSNPGARNYTWITLILPFLEQAPLYNQINFSAPLLNQTGPAGPIQATKLPVLHCPSDQDHDPSARDGFATTNYAGSQGFDWWQRPNQIHTGVFTLKSKVRIRDITDGTTTTIAVGEVPQNGFAGGGRTCGAGRLRDGGGEAVYRMAFVASTHIVVMNNANNNLLLPDGTSTGEDGTFYKTAPYAWGPVYIAAHCLNSDWPGPGSVHQGGAHFMMADGSVRFVSENIDYHGDHNQSAGAPSLWMSLNTIAGGRFDSIVGEF; encoded by the coding sequence ATGAATCTGAGACAGTCACAAAGGAAAGGTTTCACGTTGATCGAGTTGCTGGTGGTGATTGCCATCATTGCAATTTTGATTGCGTTACTGTTGCCCGCAGTGCAGCAGGCGCGTGAAGCCGCCCGACGCAGTACCTGTAAAAACAATCTGAAACAACTCGGATTGGCACTGCACAATTATCATGAAACACATTCGATTTTCCCGAATGATGTGTGGACCAACGATCCAGGTGGATCAAATCCCGGCGCGCGTAACTACACCTGGATTACATTAATTCTGCCTTTCCTGGAACAGGCGCCACTTTACAATCAGATTAACTTTTCTGCGCCTCTCTTGAATCAGACCGGACCCGCCGGCCCGATTCAGGCGACCAAGCTCCCGGTTCTACATTGCCCCTCCGACCAGGATCACGATCCCAGTGCACGCGATGGTTTTGCTACCACGAACTACGCTGGATCACAGGGGTTTGACTGGTGGCAGCGACCCAACCAGATTCATACCGGAGTCTTCACTCTCAAATCGAAAGTACGCATCCGTGACATCACCGATGGAACCACGACCACGATTGCTGTCGGTGAAGTTCCCCAAAATGGTTTTGCCGGTGGCGGACGGACTTGTGGTGCAGGTCGATTGCGTGACGGTGGCGGCGAAGCCGTCTATCGGATGGCGTTCGTTGCTTCAACTCACATTGTCGTGATGAATAATGCTAACAATAATCTGCTGTTACCAGATGGAACATCGACAGGAGAAGACGGCACGTTTTACAAGACTGCTCCTTACGCCTGGGGACCTGTCTACATCGCCGCGCATTGTTTGAACTCTGACTGGCCGGGACCTGGTTCCGTACATCAGGGGGGCGCTCACTTCATGATGGCCGATGGCTCCGTCCGCTTTGTCAGTGAAAACATTGACTATCATGGTGACCACAATCAGTCTGCCGGTGCACCCAGTCTCTGGATGTCACTCAACACCATCGCTGGTGGCAGATTCGATAGTATTGTCGGAGAATTTTAA
- a CDS encoding NAD(P)/FAD-dependent oxidoreductase, with the protein MSQQTQFDLILVGQGLAGTALGWTLLHRGYQVLILDRCESTTSSQIAAGLITPITGLRLVVSWRLDDFLPFATDFYQQIEQKTASHFFELKPMLRLFASEQEQDQYRQRSQTHFPQLVSQPQPLADESAFEMSRGGFEMAQGGQLDVPTYLSVSRTHFSTQNCFLKADLNPVSDVKFEPERVILPRWNISADRIIFCEGIHGQQNPWFQSIPFEGAKGEILTLKIPGLTERRVVHRGVWLAHWKEDLYRAGSTYDREHLDCEPTSAGREEICARLSEFLKLPFEVVDHRAAVRPVIRGRLPIMGLHPAQNKVGFFNGFASKGSLQTPWMANYFVDVLEGKQPLDKQLDLSRKVDLTQ; encoded by the coding sequence ATGTCCCAGCAAACACAATTTGATTTGATCCTTGTGGGGCAGGGTCTGGCTGGTACGGCGCTGGGGTGGACGTTGCTGCACCGTGGCTATCAGGTATTAATTCTTGACCGTTGTGAATCGACCACTTCTTCCCAAATCGCGGCGGGACTGATCACGCCGATCACCGGATTGCGGCTGGTGGTTTCCTGGCGACTCGACGATTTTCTGCCGTTTGCGACCGACTTTTATCAGCAGATTGAACAAAAAACCGCTTCTCACTTTTTCGAACTCAAGCCGATGCTGCGACTGTTTGCTTCCGAACAGGAGCAGGACCAATATCGGCAGCGTTCACAAACGCACTTCCCGCAGTTGGTTTCTCAACCGCAACCACTGGCTGATGAAAGTGCGTTTGAGATGAGCCGGGGCGGCTTTGAAATGGCACAGGGAGGGCAGCTGGATGTGCCAACTTACCTGAGTGTCTCCCGCACGCACTTTTCCACACAGAATTGTTTTCTGAAAGCAGACCTCAATCCGGTCAGCGATGTCAAGTTTGAACCAGAGCGTGTGATTCTCCCTCGCTGGAATATCTCTGCTGATAGAATCATTTTTTGTGAAGGCATTCACGGTCAACAGAATCCCTGGTTTCAAAGCATCCCTTTTGAAGGAGCAAAAGGAGAAATCCTTACCTTGAAAATACCGGGACTGACAGAACGACGCGTAGTGCATCGAGGAGTCTGGCTGGCACATTGGAAAGAAGACCTGTATCGTGCCGGTTCGACTTATGATCGCGAACATCTTGACTGTGAACCAACGTCCGCCGGCCGCGAGGAAATCTGTGCGCGACTTTCCGAGTTTCTCAAACTCCCCTTCGAAGTCGTTGACCACCGGGCAGCCGTCCGACCGGTGATTCGGGGCCGCTTACCAATTATGGGCCTGCATCCCGCGCAGAACAAAGTCGGATTTTTTAACGGCTTCGCTTCGAAGGGAAGCCTGCAAACGCCTTGGATGGCGAATTATTTCGTCGACGTGCTGGAAGGCAAACAACCTTTAGACAAACAACTGGACCTTAGCCGCAAAGTCGATCTTACCCAATGA
- a CDS encoding sulfatase family protein, whose protein sequence is MPLKMLLLILFSICPVTLFADQQERPNIVVILADDFGVGDIQAHYPNNKIATPYLDRLVREGMSFTDAHSGSAVCTPTRYGLLTGRYSWRTRLQEWVVAAYEPPLIAEERLTLPGLLKKQGYQTACIGKWHLGWNWPGPQTSQMMEKKNGQWKLEWDFTKPINGGPTERGFDYYFGVDLPNLPPFTFIENNHVETQPTARFELDASEGIVLPKNFVGAPAAPGWRMQKILPEITSRAVRYIKDQSEQQSPFFLYFSMTSPHEPVVPSKPFRGKSGIAPIADFVMETDWSAGQIIEAIDKAGIADNTVVIFTADNGHSHYTGWNDLIKAGHLPSGPYRGHKGDIWEGGHRVPLVVRWPKQIGAGSSSQQMVCLTDLLATSAEIAGAELPPDGAEDSISFLPALQGKPNQAARQSLVSHSNHGEFAYRDGPWKLVFKMSGKNLQQSRGKPTIPELFNLDTDISEAHNLAKQRPQKVAQMTADFKRLIEQGSSRAGQKATNDTHVRFDTIQKVRWAPPLND, encoded by the coding sequence ATGCCTCTGAAAATGCTCTTATTAATCTTGTTCAGCATCTGTCCTGTTACTCTTTTCGCAGATCAACAGGAACGTCCAAATATTGTCGTCATTCTGGCCGATGATTTTGGCGTAGGCGATATTCAGGCTCACTATCCAAACAATAAAATTGCCACGCCTTACCTCGATCGTCTGGTGCGAGAGGGGATGAGTTTTACCGATGCGCATAGTGGGTCTGCTGTTTGTACTCCGACACGTTATGGATTATTGACGGGGCGTTATAGTTGGCGTACACGCTTGCAGGAATGGGTGGTCGCTGCTTACGAACCACCGTTGATCGCGGAAGAGCGCTTGACGCTCCCCGGATTACTCAAGAAACAGGGATATCAGACGGCCTGCATCGGGAAGTGGCACCTGGGCTGGAACTGGCCCGGCCCTCAAACAAGTCAGATGATGGAGAAAAAAAACGGGCAATGGAAGCTGGAGTGGGATTTCACAAAACCGATCAACGGAGGACCGACCGAACGGGGCTTCGATTACTATTTCGGCGTCGATCTGCCGAATCTGCCTCCATTCACATTCATTGAAAATAACCATGTAGAGACTCAGCCCACCGCACGCTTTGAGTTGGATGCCAGTGAAGGCATTGTCTTACCGAAAAACTTTGTGGGAGCTCCAGCGGCACCTGGTTGGCGAATGCAGAAGATTCTGCCGGAGATCACCAGTCGTGCTGTACGCTACATTAAAGATCAGTCAGAGCAACAGTCCCCGTTCTTCCTTTATTTTTCCATGACGTCTCCTCATGAACCAGTGGTCCCGTCCAAACCCTTTCGCGGTAAAAGTGGTATCGCCCCCATTGCCGACTTTGTCATGGAGACCGACTGGTCTGCAGGGCAAATTATTGAAGCCATCGACAAAGCGGGGATCGCAGACAACACGGTTGTCATTTTCACTGCCGATAACGGGCACTCGCATTACACCGGCTGGAACGATCTGATCAAAGCCGGCCATCTTCCCAGTGGCCCTTATCGTGGACATAAAGGAGACATTTGGGAAGGGGGGCACCGCGTGCCGCTTGTGGTGCGTTGGCCAAAACAGATTGGTGCAGGTTCTAGTAGTCAGCAGATGGTTTGCCTGACTGACTTACTGGCGACAAGTGCCGAAATTGCAGGAGCTGAGTTACCTCCAGACGGAGCAGAGGACAGCATCAGTTTTCTGCCTGCATTACAGGGGAAACCGAATCAGGCCGCGCGTCAATCACTGGTGAGTCATTCGAATCACGGCGAATTTGCTTATCGCGACGGCCCCTGGAAACTTGTGTTCAAAATGAGTGGGAAAAATCTTCAGCAGTCACGCGGGAAGCCGACGATTCCAGAACTTTTTAATTTAGATACCGATATCAGCGAAGCGCATAATCTCGCGAAGCAGCGCCCACAAAAAGTAGCGCAGATGACGGCTGATTTCAAACGCTTGATCGAACAAGGCAGCAGTCGTGCCGGCCAGAAAGCGACCAACGACACGCACGTTCGTTTCGATACAATTCAGAAAGTTCGCTGGGCACCCCCGCTTAACGATTGA
- a CDS encoding ABC transporter ATP-binding protein, which produces MIFVKDLTRIFEARNQDVLAVDQISFQVEQGEVYGLLGPNGAGKTTTLRMILGLLKPTSGDAEVEGFLVSSHPDEIKRRVGLVSTSAGLYQWLTPREILSFFADVYGVPRVQAEDQIEKLSRLFDINPFLDRRSATLSTGQKQRVNLARSLIHDPPVMLMDEPTRGLDVVGSKVIFDYIDLLRDEGKAVIVCTHRLDEAEQLCDRFGLLHNGKKSYEGTLAELQQCTSCQTLTQIFLQLLDAPVEPAESIPTAQREFI; this is translated from the coding sequence ATGATTTTTGTTAAAGATCTCACGCGAATATTCGAAGCGAGAAATCAGGATGTTCTCGCAGTTGACCAGATCTCGTTCCAGGTAGAGCAGGGGGAAGTCTATGGTTTGCTGGGACCCAATGGTGCCGGCAAAACAACGACGCTCCGCATGATCCTGGGGCTGTTGAAACCAACCAGCGGTGATGCGGAAGTCGAAGGCTTTCTGGTTTCAAGTCATCCTGATGAAATCAAACGGCGGGTTGGTCTGGTCTCGACCAGTGCGGGCCTCTATCAATGGCTGACGCCGCGCGAGATTCTTTCCTTCTTTGCCGACGTGTATGGAGTTCCCCGCGTCCAGGCAGAAGACCAGATTGAAAAACTGTCTCGGTTGTTCGATATCAATCCCTTTCTCGATCGTCGTTCTGCCACCCTGAGCACGGGGCAAAAACAACGTGTGAACCTGGCACGGTCTTTAATTCATGATCCTCCCGTGATGTTGATGGATGAACCAACGCGCGGCCTGGATGTTGTAGGCAGTAAAGTGATTTTTGATTACATCGATCTGCTGCGCGATGAAGGTAAAGCCGTGATTGTCTGCACCCATCGGCTGGATGAAGCAGAGCAACTCTGTGACCGTTTCGGGTTGCTGCACAATGGTAAAAAGAGCTATGAAGGAACCCTGGCTGAACTACAACAATGCACGTCCTGTCAAACATTAACACAAATCTTCCTGCAACTGCTCGATGCGCCCGTTGAGCCAGCTGAATCGATTCCCACTGCGCAACGGGAGTTTATTTAA